A stretch of Solanum stenotomum isolate F172 unplaced genomic scaffold, ASM1918654v1 scaffold131, whole genome shotgun sequence DNA encodes these proteins:
- the LOC125850031 gene encoding uncharacterized protein LOC125850031: MKYTDEDLIRCLTKFIRRMTIEYHDISCIDLYGNKEPAELLQNSGNDHVNYFFTQLKRKTIKGKNFNRSIVGGRKWKGRDNSKEILDKERSQIGYRKTLRFDEESSSEDKESVYWIVKEYSLDKTTMDVLSKRGKIRPKDSVVCFITKKVSICKNHQDIPITIENVVPDCVSNSSSDHDGWLYGAKIWQLPSLDEPFKALTDEELDYFDTSNLEYLHAYNRLTPGSSNADTSKVKTLIIPVTTSCELSLVKVSKKEGHAHLSAIQIVKGLKKGESKFIATIASSGEYNDAKESFPPIIEKVLEENKDVMSDVLLKNLPPRREVDHKIELEIGAKPPTHAPYRMAPPELEELRKHSSVQSAYG; this comes from the exons ATGAAATATACAGATGAAGATCTGATAAGGTGTTTAACGAAATTCATTCGTCGAATGACAATCGAATACCATGATATTTCGTGTATAGACTTATACGGTAACAAAGAGCCAGCTGAATTATTACAAAATTCAGGTAATGATCATGTAAATTATTTCTTTACTCAATTGAAGAGAAAAACGATCAAGGGTAAAAACTTCAACAGATCAATTGTTGGTGGTCGCAAATGGAAAGGACGAGACAATAGTAAAGAAATTTTGGACAAGGAAAGATCACAAATAGGGTATAGGAAAACTCTTCGTTTTGATGAAGAAAGTAGCAGTGAAGATAAAGAAAGTGTATACTGGATTGTGAAAGAATACTCTCTTGATAAAACTACAATGGATGTATTAAGTAAACGCGGCAAAATCAGACCTAAAGACTCTGTTGTGTGTTTCATTACAAAGAAAGTCAGTATATGTAAAAATCATCAAGATATTCCTATAACAATCGAGAATGTAGTTCCTGATTGTGTCTCAAATTCATCGAGTGATCACGATGGATGGTTATATGGTGCAAAAATTTGGCAGCTACCATCATTGGATGAACCATTTAAAGCCTTGACTGATGAAGAATTGGATTACTTTGATACGTCTAATCTTGAATATCTGCACGCATACA ataggcTCACACCTGGATCTAGCAATGCAgatacatcaaaagtaaagactttgatcataccagttaCAACATCATGTGAATTATCTTTAGTCAAGGTGTCGAAAAAAGAAGGACATGCCCACTTGTCGGCCATACAGATTGTGAAGGGCCTAAAGAAAGGGGAGTCGAAGTTCATAGCCACCATTGCAAGTTCAGGAGAATACAATGATGCTAAGGAGTCCTTTCCACCAATCATAGagaaggttcttgaagaaaacAAGGACGTGATGTCAGACGTACTACTAAAGAATTTACCTCCTAGGCGCGAGGTAGATCACAAGATCGAGCTGGAGATTGGAGCCAAGCCACCCACACATGCACCCTATCGTATGGCTCCACCCGAGTTAGAGGAGCTAAGGAAGCATTCGTCCGTCCAAAGCGCCTATggctga